Sequence from the Sciurus carolinensis chromosome 1, mSciCar1.2, whole genome shotgun sequence genome:
AGGTCCCCTAGGTGACACGTTAGACTCAGAATGAGCACCAAAACCTGTTCGTTCGCTCCCTCCCATGTCCCCTCGCCCTGCCTTTGTTTCTCTCTGCCACCGTCCCTTCTTTGTTCATGGGTGCCTTGAGTGGAGTTTCCCCACCCGGCCTCtggctcccctccccccactggggCTTCCTAGAGACCCTCTCCCACCCTTCACCCCAGCGCTGGCCTGGTGCTATCTTGGGATGCTGCTGGAGAGGAAAGACACCTTCTCCACCACCCCTATGGGCATCCACGACTGCGGGTACTCAGGGACTGACCCCCTGGACTGCTTCGGCAAGGTAGGTCCCCAAACCGCACACTCTCTGCAAACTGGCAGGGGCCTCTCCTCCAGGACCCAAGACTTCTCTGGGTGTCATCCCCTACTGTGTGGCCCACCAGAAGGCACTTACTCCAGACCCCTCTCCATCCTTCCCCTTATTCAAAACAAAAGTACTCCTTTGTGGCCTTTGTCTTGTGCCCAAGACTAAGCCTCTCCCCCTGTTCGAGTTGGCCCAAGCTCATTTCTCCTGCCTTGATGTAGACCCTCAGACTTCTCCCCTGAGGCCACACTGTTCCCTCTGCCAGGCTCTCTCCCTCCCCAGTGACAGTGGCCCAGTGGAAAGAAAATTTCTAGCTGGAGTCGCCATGCCAGTTCTGCCCACAGGCTGTGTGGCCCTAAGGCAAGCCACTTAGAACAAGCGGCAGTCAATACCAACCTAGGGGAAGTGCTGAGGCCCAGCCAGAAAGGACATAAATATGGGGGAGGTCGAGGCTGACTCTGGCCCCTCCTCTCACTTTCCCTGGGAAAATGGCGGAGCACACGTGGGAAGGTGGGCTCACCTGGGGTCCGGAAGGGTTTGCTGGCCGTGACCAGTGAACAGGGCAACGAGCTGGGCTCCAGGAGCTGAGTGCCAGTGGGTGTGCCCCAAAGTGTTGTGTTCCATGATATGATTGACATGTGGCGGGTGGGTATGGGCAGATGCGGGGAGGTAGAGCACTTGGTGACAGGACTCTGCAGAGGTGAGGTCCCTAAGGTTGAGGCACCATTTAACCAGGCTGGCAGACAAGCAGACACATGGTTTGCCCCTACCCTCCTCTCTCACCTAGGCCATCGAGATTGCCAAGGACCAACCTCCCATCCTGAATCACCTGGCCAAAATCTTCCACTTCCTAGGAAAGCAGGATATGGCCATTGGAACCTGTAACATGGCCCTGGATGTCCTTCGAGATCCAGAGCTCAACTGGCAGGCATACTGCACAAGGGCCAAGGTGGGTCACCCTGCAGCCCTGCCATTGGGAATCAGGAACCAAGGACCAGGAGCCACGAACCTATTGCCAAGGCCCAAAGAACCTGGAGCCTTCATGGTGGAGAGCAACTTAGGGGCCATCAAAGCACACAGCTGTGGTCGGTAAGGTCGTTGAGGTCAAGAATAGAGGAGCCCCTTCCTAGCACGAATCCCTTCCACAGTGCCTGGGCGAGGAGCCTCCAGACTCCAGTGGAGTCAGATTGTTGAAATCTGGTCTCTCCACCTATGATTGTGGAGCCTATGGCAAGCCACCTACCCCTCCAAACCTCAGTTCCCAAATCTGTAAGATAAACTAATAACACCCATCTTAAAAGACTATCAGAGGCTGAAGCACAGCACCTGGGCTCAGGAGGTGCTTTTGGAAAGTGGGAGATTCCGGTTTAAGTAGAGGTAGAGTCATGTGGTGGCTCAGAGCTTTGGCCCTGGACATAGACAGCCTTGATTCAAATCCCACATCCCCACTCACATTCCTTGGGGCCTCTGACAAAATACTCTGGCCCAAATCCTAagccttgtttttatttttatttatttatttattttttatctgtagaCCAGAGGTGGTAGAACCTGCCTCATAGAGTGGTTCTGAGAAGTTAATTAGATTCTATGTAAAACTCAGCATCAAGCATGTGGTAAGAGCTCAGAGATGACTGATGGCTATTATTAGGTATATTTTTAGCTGATTCACAGTCTCTTGAGGCCATCCCCTGCATAGTTTTTCAGGGCTGCAAGTTACACATTTAGGTGAGAGCTGCCTCCTCCCATCTCTCCCCCCTAGGCCCACATCTGCCCCCTGGAGCCTTACAGAGGCCATTTGCTGGGGACAGCCCAGGAGCTCCAAGTTTATTATGTGCCAAGCTAATTAGCTCCCCCCGCCCCTAttttttccactgtctttcaCATGACCTAGTGGTCAGTCTGCTCCTGATCTTGGTCTCAATGGCTTAATTTCCTTCCCCTAGAGCCAGTAGGTGCCAGTGGCAGGAAATTCCTTCACTGGAGTTGATGTGGttaatattatgaataatatgaatattaatcATAATAAAGCATCAAACATTTCTATAAAACTCTGCATTTCTGCATTTCACCAAGCACTTTCATGATTATGGCCTGATTTAATCCTTATAAAGAATCCTGTGAGAAAGACCACAAACGAGGCCACCAAGGTGCAGTGAACGTCCCCAGGGATCTGCATTCGACGAGCCAGAACCTCAGCCTTACTGTCCTCACTCCGTCACCTTGTATCTTATGCTCACTACCTCTCTGTAGCTCCAAAGGTCACACTTACTACtcagctgtccagaggaggaaggATCCGGGAGGGAAAGGAGCGCTCATGATCCACGTAGAACCGTGGCCCATAAACTCAGACCTGGTCATGGTGGCCTCACCCCTCCCTCTGCTCAGGTCTCTCATTCGTTTCCAGCCCCACTGGCTGAGCCTCCATCTAGAATGCTCTTTTCCCAGATGCGTGATtgacttccttcctctcttcctgctggCCTGATAAAAAGGCAGTTTCTAGTGACCTTATTGAAAATGTCAACCCTTGCCAATACTTTGtccttttctgatttgctttttcttaacACCAATCATTCCCTAACACAGTATTTACCTATTTATTGTCTTCCTCCTTCAGTAAGACATGAGCCCTCTAAGGGCAGGATTTTTGTCATTTTGCTCTGTACTGTATCCTCGGGGCCTGGCTTATGTCTGGCTCGTGACGATATCTGTTGAAGGAATGAGCAAAGGAAGGGAGCACATGCCAGGGCCTAGCTAAAATGTGTTCTCTCAGTCATCAGGGTAAATCCCCAAGGGAGGTCTGAGTGTACTAACTTTTCAGAGATAGAAAATGGGGCTCACAGAGGTGGTATGACATCTTCCAGGTCGCATGGTTaatattgggggggggggcacttGATACATGTTTGGTGAATGAATGAGAGGCTCTTACCTCATCCAACCTCCTCATTGTACAGACAGGGAAACAGGCCCATAAAGGAGGAGTGTCTTGCCCAAGATGCCACAGGACCAGGACCTAGAATTCCTGGGTCCCATCCTTTTAGGAGCTTTCTGCTACACCACAGAATATCCCTGTTTGCTGTTGATAAAGGGACAGTCTTCTTGTAGGACCCAAAAAAGGGAGGTCCTTCCTTGTGTACCTTCTCTGAGCTAATCCTCTGCCTGCAGATCCACATCAGAGCCTACCTGCATGACCTGACTCGGGCCAAGATGGGGCTTGGGGGCATGCCCGACAGGAAACACCTGGCCTGCGCCAAGGCCGACCTCGAGGAAGTCGTCAAGGTGTGCCCCAGCCTCAGGACCTACCTGGACATTGGCCAGGTAAGGCAGCTGCTTGGCTTGGTTACCCAAAGGATCACTAATAACCTACTGACTCCCTGCAGGGCGAGGCTTGAGAACTGAGGACATGGAAAGGAATCAGGGGCATCCcctacccacctcctccagccacggttagattaaatgagataatgtgtgtaCAGTGTTTAGAAGAGGGCCTTGCTCTCTAAGCACTCAAAAAGTATTCTTTACCCAAAAGTGACTGCTGTGCTCAGGGAATAGTTACCAAGAGGTGATAATATCCgaattttacatatgagaaaacctGGGTCTAGAAATTGACTTGCTCAAGGTTATATGGCCAAGAGTGGGGGAGCTGGGACCCACATCCCAGTACTGCCACTCCTTTTCCAGGGAGGCAGGTACAACGTTTAAAAATGGCCGAAggaaagaagttttttttaataatcgGGAGGGTGGTATTACCGGAAGGAAGGCTCAGCCGCCGCCCCAACCCCAGGTCTACTACTACATGGGCGTGGACGCCGTGCAGGAGCTGCTGGCGGTGGACGAGGCGGCACTCAACCAGGCGCTGGTCTTCCTGGCCAAGGCCGGCGAATTCGAGCTGGGTGCCATGCTGCCCGAGCTGCAGCTGCTGCGAGGCAAGTGCCTGCGCATCAAGGGCGAGGAGGCCAACGCGGCGGCCTGCTTCAAGCGTGCCGTGGAGCTGGACGACACGGGCTCTAGCCACACCGAGGGCTTCGGCTGCCTGCTCGAGGCGCTGCTGGCGCAGTGGAGCCAGGCGCAGCTGAGCGACGGCGAGCTGGGCCGCGAGGTGGACGCCTGGCTGCGCCGCGCCCAGGGCAAGTACCCCGAGGCGTGCCTGCGCCAGGAGCTGCAGCGCGTGTGGCGCGGCCACACGGACGAGGTGCTAGGGCTGGCCGGGGCTCTGGTGGCCCAGGGACGGCCAGCGCTGGTGCGGATGCTTTTTGAAACCATGGAACTAGAGCGTGAGAGTGGTGGAGCGGCGCGTAGGCGCCGAGCGGACTCCTTCTGAGTTGCCGGGGGTCCAGGCTGCGGCCCCGCCCCGCAGAGGCCCCTGGCTGTTCTAGGCACTTAAGTTGGGCACCCCTGCCACCAGCAGGCTGCTTGCGGGAGCCAATCAGATTTCTTCTCCGAAGCTGAAAAGTGGACATTGAGACTCTACGGCAGTTCGAGCTGCCCACTAAGGCCTGATTGCTCGGGATTCTTAAGAGCCACTTTCTTAATGAGATAAGGGattgccgggtgtggtggtgctcacctgtgatcccaactaatcgggaggctgaggcaggaggacagcaattTCAAGCCCAGGCTGGGCGACtgagcgagatcctgtctcaaaaaaacaaagtcccCTTGACTATTGACTGCACTCTGGGGTCCTGCAGCTGGAAAAATTTCAGAGTGGAATCGAGGGCAAGGTTGCAAAGTGAGTGGGCTAGGGCAGGGCCTTCACTTAAACCTGGGTGCTCGGCCCTTTTTCCACCTCTCTACCAGTTTTCCAGCAGGTGTCATTCTTGGTCTGCTTAGTCCCAAAGTCCTCCCGAACTCCTTGAAATAGAACTCATCAGTAGAACCTTTACTTCTCTTCTGGAGGAAATCGAGGGACCCCACTCATTAGGAATGCCACCTACCCCCAATCTTGAGCCTTCTATGAGAGAATGAGGGAGAACTTGGACTTTTATGTTCTGGAATCATAGTCACAGAGTCTTAGATGTGGAATTTTGTCAGACTTGTTAGACTGTGATAGCCGCCCCGTCGTAGGAGGGCTGAGCTAGATTCTGTGGCCTCACACACAAGAACTAATTTAACCCAAAATTCCAGATTAAGTTTTTGCCAGACTCCAGGAATGCTGGTTGAACATATTTGCAAGAACCAGACCCCACGTGGTTTATGATTTCTTTggcatcttttcctttctttgaagaGCTGTCCTCCCTGCATTGCTCATGTCCATGGTCCTCAGACTCCACCAGGGACAGTCACACCCTTGCATGGCATCTCTATATTGCTTTTCAAAACCCTGGAACTAGAGGGTGAGAGTGGAGACGTGGTCCACTCTGAAGGGCAGCACCCTCCAACCCCTTCACTGTGCAGATGGGAAACAGAGTCACAGAAGGAAgcatttgcccaaagtcacacttCCTGTGCTTCTCGCCCTGAACCTCAAGCTTACTTTCAGCATGTTTAAGGTTTGGAAAAACACCAGTAAACTAATCAACACTGAAGCATGAAGTGTCTACGTGTTGAAGTTTTGTGTGGCACTCCTCCGTGGTGCACTCTGATATTTGGGACGGTGCTCTTAACACCGCTGATGCTTTCCAGATGCCTAGAAGTCAGACAAGGGGGCCCCTGAATCCCACCTCAGGCTCATTATGGCTCACCACTTGGGACAGTGgcattctctccctccttctcctgtcATCTCCATTGCAGCAGAGGCCAGGAGGTGACTCATCAGTGGGCAGCACAGGTGGCCCTGTCCTTTTCTCCCtccaccctgcccacccccatCCCTTTTCCACCTAGACCATGACTATGACCTTCCCTAAAGCGGAGATGCATTTCCTGCCGATTCCCTCCTGGCAAGATTTAAAAGGTGAAGTTGGTGCCCCCCATAAGTGTTTCCTTCCTTGCATTTCTTGTCCCCAGGGTCATGCCCCTGCCTCCTGTCATAAccttttgaataaaatttatttctgataatCCCATTCACACTGATCACTTAAATGGTTCACAAATACCCATTTTAGTTTCTCTCAGGGCTTTCTGCATATGAACCAAAAGCCAAAAAGAGGTAAGAAATCCCACTCCCCAGACGGCCTACTGCGTTAGGCACTTCACGTGTGTAACCTCACTGAATTCTCTCAGTCGCCCTGAAGAGTCCCCGTTGGCCCTGTCACCCTCATCTTACCCAGGAGGATGCTGAGACACAATACAGGTCGCAGGTAAGTGTGTGACGGGCCCAGACTTGAAGTGGACCACCCTGTTCTGTGCCACCTTCTGAACACGGCCCTGCAGGAGATGTGCCATCTTCCCTCCAGCGTTGGCCTTCCTGGTGTCCCCTGAGCACATGCCCCACCTGTTGCTCTACCCTCAACTCTGTTCCCAAACTGCCTtacctctgggcctttgcacatcGTGGTCCTCCACTGACTTTTTTCTGGTCATTTCTATCCCATGTGCTCAGCTCCAAGGCCCCTTGTCCAGGAAGTCCTGCccaccctcctccttctcatcAATGGCCTGCCTTCCACACAGAGGCTCTGGGGCATCTTGTCCCTCTGCACTGCATCATTTCCTTCCCCCAGGATCACAATGCTGTCTGCATGTCTGCTGCTCCCACTCAACTCTGGGTTCTCTCCACCCATGATTTGCCCCATGATTTGCCCCTGCACTGAGCTTTACATACAGGaaagtgttcatttttattgttgaacGGAGTAAACCTACAGCAATGAGCTGGAACCTCAATCCCAAACAAGTGACTCTATTACCAGGTCCCCAGGACTCAGGTTGGGGACAGGTCTGCAGCCCAAGGTCCCTTGAGGTCTGAAGATCAGACAGAAAGTGACTTTTCTTCCTACCTCCTCCCCAGTCTCACACCATTTCCCTACTTCTGTTATTGGGAAATAAACTGAGGCCCAGCGGGCAGGGACTTGTCTAAGGTCAAGCTCAAAACTATCCCCAGATTCATGGTCCACTGCTCTCTGTCCTCCTTGCCAAGTTTACCTCTGTCAGACCCAGGATGACAGTacttccattcattcactcaacaaatatttaccaggCACTGGCCAATGCCAAACTCTGGGGCTACAGGAGGGAACAAAGCAGACCTCATCCTTGCTTCCAGGGAGCTCACAGCCTCACCCATGCAGAACAGTGATCGGGGCCTCATGGGTCATGGTGGGAACTTTGGAAGATGTAGGGGAAGCTATGGATGGTTTCAGATGGCAGAGCACTGTCCCTCCATTCCAGCCATCCTCAGCTAGGGTCGGCAGCCTTTCCAAAGTCCAGTGGGGGTGGTGGGAGAATGTGGCTGTCCTTGGGGTCCAGGACCTGGCCTTTGACTACCCCTTTGCAGCAAGACACTGCTCAGGCCAGGCCTGATAGTCCCTTGGAACTGATCTCAGCTCCTGGGGGAGACAGCTTATAGTTTTAAGCCCCAgggacacctctgcccactgggGGTGCTGGGAGAACAGCTGTCGTGCAACTGAAGTGGCAGGAGCTCCTCAGGGGAGCACTGCAGAGGGGATCACTGTGACCCCATGAGAATGGACCTCTCTCTGGCTCCAGCCGCCATCACCAGGCAGCCAGGCACTCGGGTTCAGTCAGCATGAGCGAGGCGTGTCACAGATCGTGAATGTGGATGAGGTCCCTTGGTTACAGGTTTCTGGGATCTCAGAACTGGAAAGAACCTTAGTCATCACCTATCTACATCAAGACTCCTCCCCACAGTGAGCGTTCTGGAAGAGGGTCTAAATAATTGCATGCCTTTGGAAGACAGGCAACTCTGTACCTCATAAAGGAATCAATTCATTTTCCAACAGGTCTAACCCTTTTGAGTTCATCCCTCTATTGAGTTCAAGTCTTCTTCTCTGCAATTGCTTTCCCCAGTTCATCTTCTGAGGCCATGCAGAACAGACCCTCATAAGCAAAGTGACCTTGAACACTTGTCCTTGGCCCCCATTCTCGTTTTCTGTCATGGAGCCTGTTATGGTGTTGGGGTTATTCAGAGGGTCGCTGGTTACTCTGCCAGCAGCTGGACTGACCTCTGGCCTGGCCTCCAGCTGCCAGCCCCAGCCTGGACCTATGCAGAGCAGGTGCTTGCTGCTGAAGGAAAGCGGAGCAGAGCAAGGCTTCTCCCTGTCTCCAATCAGACCCCAAGGGAGCACCCCGTGTGGCTGATGGTGGCTGGATGCCAAATGAAGTGAAATATCTCCTTTTCTCAGGCTgttaactttttttcttgtttaaggAAGGGGAGAATAATGACATTTAGCACTTTACAACTCAGCAGTAAAATGAGCAGATGGAAACAGATCCCCTACACCGTGGGCACGCTTCCAGCAAGAAACCCTCCCCGGCTCCATGGCGCCAAAGTCACCGTGGGGCTTGCTGGAAGGGATGGAAACAcagtgtctcctcctcctcccccagctcctTCCCATAGCCAGCTGCTCCAGGCCTCACACCTGGCCCTCCACCTGCCCCTGGTAAACACACCTTTGCCTCTGCTCGATTTGTTCCACCTAGCTAGAACACCTATCATCCCAGGTCTGGTTGGAACATAATCTATTTGTTAGATGAGAAAGTGTCTTCGttagcttttcactgctgtgacaaaatacctgtgaAAAACAACTGATaggaggaaagattgattttgagtcactgtttcagaggtttcaattcatAGTTGGcctatttcattgctttaggcctgaggtgtggcagaacatcactGTGGAAAGACATGGTGGAGGGAAAGTTGTTCACCTCGTGGCaatgaggaagcagaaagagacaagAAAGTTCCATAGACAAGATACAGTCACAGAGGGCATGTCCCCAAGGACTTCACCCCTAGGCCCCACCTACCACAGTCTTCTCCCAGTAGTCCCTTCGGTTATGAAtccttcagtggattaatccactggtgaggtcagagccccatggtccaatcacttcccaacagccccacctctggacatggCTGCGCGGGAGACCCAGCCTTCCACACAAGAGCCCTGGGAGACACTCCAGCTCTGAACCATGACAGGGGTGAGGAAGAGGGAGGTGATCTTGATGAGAGAGCCGCAAGCAGACTTCTGTAGAATTGTGGGAAAGTTCCAGTTGGTCACGGAAGGACAATTCAACCGAGCAGGGCTGATCCCCCTGGGGATATCATAGAAAATCACTGCTGTCATCACCATCAAAACAATCAAAACGATTTACTGAGAACACACCATGACCAGGCAGTGAGCATGCGCTTTGTTTCTCATCCCATGTGGTGCTCACAAGCCGGTGAGCTGCACATGGGCATCAACCACCCGCCACACACAACTTTTTttacagaggaaactgaggctcagagaggttcccGCAGCTTTTTTGAGGTCCCTTCACTCTGCACTGACTGGCAGGCAGGCTAAAGAGTACTAATGAATGGCTTCTTAACTATTGGGGCTTTGGATTACTTTCTCTTCTCTCACATACGTTACTCTATAAATTGAGCACATAAAATTCCAATGgatttttctgtttacatttttaaaccaGTCAATAGCTCTGGGTGAGGCTTGTTCTATTTGGGCATGTAAATTGTTTCATTAAACTGCAGTTCctctttgggttttatttgttacccacacacacacaaaaaaatacagacacaagggctggggttggggctcagtggtagggcgccagcctagcatgtgtgaggcactgggtttgattctcagcaccacatagacataaataaataaaataaaggtccatcgacaactaaaaaatatattaaaaaaaaaaaaaaacagacacaaaaactGTGGTGGATGGAGCTCTATGGTTTACCCCGCCATAGTGGGAACACTTGTACCCCTATTTGGGTGGACTTCTAATTGCTCCTCCCCTCACTGTGAGTGGTGGTGAAGATTGTCAATCATAATACCCTGCCCACAAAAGCAGACATGTGACTGAATTTCAGCCAATCAGAGTCCTTCCCAtaagttttttgatttttaattcccAGCAGGaactggaaggaaagaaaatgtcctgtACCACTGCAGGCATTGCTATTAGTGACTGTTCCCTTTAGGATTAGGCTTGTCTTGAGCCTCAAAGACCTGCAAAGCAGTATCTTTAACAAGATGGTTGTTTATCCTGCAAGGTGGGTTCAAGTCTCACCTCCATGTCCAGCTCCTCTGCCGCGTTCACCAGGCACACACCCAAGCAGTTGCCACCCTCAGCCCAAGCACGTGGCAGAGTGGAAACACCAGAGAGTCATTCCCCCAGGAAGCAGCTCTCAACCAGTGATGAATGGCTAAATACCTCGGCCTCCTAAGCCAAGGGAGTAGGCTAGCTCTGGGGCAGGTTCTGCACTGTCTCCGGAGGTCCCCAGTGAGAGGGAGGCCCAGTTCCCCGGCAGCAACCTATTCCTCAGCACACCCTGCCATCATTTCCCTCTCTTCCTATCTCGCCCCCTCCCCTACCAACGTTTCCTGGAATCCACTGCCAAATAAAATAGCTTGCCCTGGACGCCTTGATTCAGTGTCTGCTTCTCTGAGAAGCAGCTTGACGCCTGGTGCCAGTTCTCTTTCTGTGTCAGCTTGGCGGGACCACTGCTGTGTGTGTTTCTCCAAAATCAATATGTTGCAACTTAAGCCTCAATGGTATTATGAATCGGGGCCTTTCCGGAAGTGATTAAGTCAGGAGAGCTCTGCTCTTATGAATGAATGAGTGCCCTTAAAAAAGAGGCCTCAGAGACTGCCTGACCTTTTACGGCCTTCCATTGCTTCTGCTCTTTGAGGACAGTACCTATCCCTTTTTGTTTCCTTCCACTATGGGAGGATGCAGCAAGAAGGGatcatcttggaagcagagagcaccCTTCATCAGACATGGAATTCTAGTACCTTGATGTTGGACTTCCAGCCACCAGAACCATAAGACATACTGAAGCAGGCCAGAGGCCACCACCCTGaagacccttgccataattaagTTTCACCTTTCATCAGAAAGATTTTTCCAAAGAGTAACAGCAGGTAGGATGTCTGCAGAAAGCATTGTGATCTGAAGCATCCTCTTTCTTGTaatgccaggtttgcacacaAAAGGTGTGATAGAGTTGAGTCTGCAAGCTTGTTGTACAAAAAGgcattatctctgttttcttggttgaaaaaaaacaaacaaatccttgtgAAACCTGTGTCTGATCTATGGGATGGAACAGAGAGCACTTGTCATGTGAACCTCCAACCCCCCACCACTACCACTGGGCATAAggttcaaagaatttccaaaatccCTGTCCAGAGAATGTTTCAGGCATGAGCCACACTCTAGACTGGCTGTCTGCAGCCAATAAACCTGtttcctgaaaattccttgggTGTCCAGCCCCTTCTGTCCAACTTTAATATATCAGTTCATTGTAAGTTACCAggtctcatgtattttgttacagaagTTCAAATAGACCAAGACAGATAGAATGCCCAGCTATCTGGTCAAATGTTATTCTGAATGTTTCTGTGAGGATGTTATTTGGataagattaacatttgaatctgTGGACTTTGAGTAAAGCTGATTGCTCTTCCTAATGAGAGCagacctcatccaatcagttgaaggtctGAACAGAACACTGACTTCCTGGAGCAAGAGGAATTTTGGTCTTGAACTGCAACATTGGTTCTTCCCTGTGTCTCCAGGCTGCTGGCCCACTCTGCTGAGTTTGGATTTGCCAGTCTCCATGATCACATGCACCAGCTGCTGAAAATCTCTCTTtgtacacacacgtgcacacactgttggttttgtttctctggaaagAACTCTTAACATAGACACCCTGGAGATCCTCCCTCATTCCAAGGGGAGGAGTCTGCCACCTCAGTACTGTGCAGCACTTCCTGTGTACCTCTACTACGAAGCACTAGCATCTACCTATTGCATTTattaagaacaaaatagaaaggagTACATATTCATTGAGTACCAgctgtgtaccaggcactgtatCAGTTATGTTGTGCTCATTTATTCACAAATTTATTCGTtcagtaaaaatttttttgagagttTACAATGTGCCAGGCAATGATCTAGTCTAGGGATTGACAAAGTATGGCCCACAGATCAAATTCAGACTgccactaatttttttaaataaagttctaTTGGAACATGACCATgcttatatttttacatatttctatgGCTGCTTTCATGTGACAATGACAGAATTGACTGAGACTGTATGATCTGCAAAATCTAAAATAGTTACTGTTTGCctctttaaagagaaaatttggcTTTCCCTGGGCTAGGTTCCCAGACCATTGAGGTTTATATTCTACTGGGACTGGGGAGGTGCAGAAAGTTGTAttacaaataaaccaaagaaTGAGAAAGGTACTCACGATGTTCAATGGTGATAAACACGATGGAGAAAATTAAAGCAGGAAGGGGTATGAGGAGTGCTGGGAGTGCGGCCACAGCAGTGGACCgtggaagggctggggacatagctgaATGACAGAGCATTTACCTatcaggcacaaggccctgggttccatccccagcactgcaaaaaagaaagaaaaagaaagaaagaaagaaaaagaaaggaaggaaggaaggaaggaaggaaggaaggaaggaagaaaagaaaagaaaagaaaaggaa
This genomic interval carries:
- the Ttc22 gene encoding tetratricopeptide repeat protein 22 isoform X1; the protein is MTEPEVAVDDLDAFIDDLDYLPGHFHLEMQLNFEPRSPAPLRARDLKLQREVVQQELELVAAPQRSAVRHLLGAFAFYLEELEEARERFLEVVREDPSNLNAWANLAHVYGQLGQEEEEEACAARLAGLMGLEADPEAPGDPQLRAARCLAEQGYAHGFDVSCTSLKERARVLAVGIALYDKALGYGQQIPMEEKRGWYFTMVTLLIRLDGIFLELGSEEQRRLPAFNRTLALLRQVLKSSDPRHRALAWCYLGMLLERKDTFSTTPMGIHDCGYSGTDPLDCFGKAIEIAKDQPPILNHLAKIFHFLGKQDMAIGTCNMALDVLRDPELNWQAYCTRAKIHIRAYLHDLTRAKMGLGGMPDRKHLACAKADLEEVVKVCPSLRTYLDIGQVYYYMGVDAVQELLAVDEAALNQALVFLAKAGEFELGAMLPELQLLRGKCLRIKGEEANAAACFKRAVELDDTGSSHTEGFGCLLEALLAQWSQAQLSDGELGREVDAWLRRAQGKYPEACLRQELQRVWRGHTDEVLGLAGALVAQGRPALVRMLFETMELERESGGAARRRRADSF